One Nitrososphaerales archaeon genomic window, TCTTTCGTCACACATGGAAGATCAACCGAAACGATGACATCGTTTGAAGTTTCAGTTATCTGCACAAGTGGGCGCAATTCTTTATGCTCAATATCGTAAAATTCTTCTTCAAGTGATGGAAATTCAAATATATTTCGAATTACGTTACGCATTCTCTTGATCTCACTCATCAGATCCTCAGTTTCATCCTTATCCATACGATCACCGGTATATTGTTGGTTGGCCCTCTATCTTTGCTTCCTTTAAAGCTCCTTCAGTTTGCCTCATTAATTCCCTCGTTTTGATCCTTATTATTTCTGCTTCATCCTTTAGCGGTTTAAGATCTATGTCCACGTTAAGAACTTTGTTTACTACGGACAGCGCTTCTATTGAGGCAGTTGGATCAGGAAAGTTAAGGTGAGATTGAGCAAATAATGTCATTACGGGCACTTTCTGGGAAATACACTCCTTTATGATGGCAGCATAAGGTCCGAACAAAACGCCATCGTTAAACAATGCGATGTTTTGGGAGCGAAGCAAATCCTTTACATCCTTCGTAGATGCTAATCCTAGAACTTCGGGTTTTTCTATCTGCATACGATTTTGAACTGGCAAACCAGTTATATTTACTACAAGTTTAGCACCAATATTCTTCAACCATTCAAGCAAACTCTTAGAAAATTGCGTTGCAATAGCAGGTGAAAGAGGGATTTCCGATATAACCACCAAGTACTTGTCCCTGCCGTAGATCCTTACCGCATATTTCACTTCGCTCTCCCTTACAATCACCATAGGAGGAAAGCGTGCAGAGTCTATGTAGCCAAGTTCGTTCATGTCAAAACTGTCTACCAGATATGATACCGCTATTGTTCCAACTAGTCCCGCATCTGGGAGTCCTACAAACACGTATGGTGATCTAGATTCTATACTTCCCGTTTGAACTACATCAACGCCAACAGCACTCAAATTATTCGACCCTTATTGGTACGCCAGCTTCTTTTCTTTTCTTTCTTTTAAAAGTTATTTCAAGTATTCCATTCTTGTATGTGGATTTAGCAGTTGAAGGATCCACAGCGTCTGGTAATTCTATTTCCTTGTGGTATTTTCTTTCCGGTGTTGCTGTATGTATAGTAACAGCATTTTCCGTTGCCGTAACTTTGATATCTTCCTTGCTCACACCTGGCATCTCAGCTACAATTTTGATCTCTTCATCTGTGCTCATCACATCTACCAGTGGTTCTCTTTCACTCTTCAATGCTAGTTTCGGACTTGGTCTAAGTGAAGGTTTCACGTTCCCAAACTCTCTTACTACAGGCTTACCCTCAGGTCCTATAGTTACCGAATATCCGTAAACAAAGGGACCCCATTCCTTGCGTATCGTGCCATCGGGCAATTTTTTCTCTCTTACAAGTTCCTTGGGAACCTTGCCTTCAAACTCCTTCATGCTTTCTTCGAACATCTTCTCCATCTCTTTCATCATCTCCTCAACCTCAAAGTACCATGGAAAGCCTCGCATCCTTCTTCTAAACCATTCATCCCATGACATGCATCTTACTTTAAGAAGGAATGATATATTACTTTATGCAATTTCCACAGATGATTATCAGGAATGAGAATCATATTAGTTTTAAAACGTTAAAAATGCAATTCTTTGAGGTTTCAGTGTTTTACTTCTGAAGTTTAACGGTATATAAAGACCAGTTACAATTTTCTAACTGCCATATTTGCTCCGTCGCTTTAGATCACTAGTGAGATCACATGCGGTAAGAATAACATCTGTAATTCAACGCAAAAATGCCTTATATACCGTTAAACTTCAGTTACTTTTTATTTACGTGCAATTTTACTGAAGATTTTATCTAGATACAATGTGAATCTAGGCTCCCCCGCGTCCTGACCTTCAAACTTCACCTTCACCGTTGGTTTATTGATTTTGATTCGCTTTCTCAAATCTGCAGGCGTTCCCAACACAACTGCATCACATTCTATAGAGTTTATACTTTCTTCCAATTCCCGCAGCTGCTCTGGACTATACCCCAAAGCTGGTAATACTGAACCAATCCATGGAAACTTGTCGTATGCCTTCTTTATAGATCCGATGACTTCAGTTCTTGGATCCACTAACTTACAATTTAGTGATCTAGCAGCAAATGCACCTACTCCTTCCTTCAGTTCTCCATGTGTTATTGAAGGACCGTCTTCAACTACTAGGACTGATTTACCCCTGATAATATCAGGATTGTCTACCTTCACTATAGAATTCACCTTGAATACGTTTGCTTTTGGATTAAGGTTCCTGCATGCTTCTATTACTTCCTCAACTGTTTTGGATCCGGCAATATTGACCTTGTTAATTACCAACGCATCTGCAAGTCTCACATTAGCCTCGCCAGGATGATATCTGCTTTCATGACCAGCTCTTAACGGATCAACGACAACTATCGAATAATCAGAAATGTAGAATGAAAAATCATTATTTCCTCCGTCCCATATTATTAAATCACAAATTTTCTCTGCGTGCTCAAGGATCTGCTGGTAATCTACTCCGGCAAATAGCTCCACTCCACTCTCTATATGATCTGTATACTCCTCTTCCTCTTCAACTGTTATTTTGTATCTTTTGAAATCATCAAGTGTTTTGAAATGTTGCACTGCTACACCAAGGTCGCCATATGGCATGGGATGCCTTACTACTATGGGTTTTAGAACATTTCTAATTGCAGCGTTAACAACCATACGTGCAATCGTACTTTTACCAGCGCCAGTTCTCGTTGCTAGTACAGACACAACGGGTCTATTGGACTTTAGCTGGGTATCTCTTGTGCCAAGAAGTGTGAATGATGCACCAGCCGCAATAGCCTTTGATGCAGCGTGCATAACATTTTCGTGAGACACGTCGCTATATGAGAAGAATACATCGTCAATGCTATGCGAATGTATAAGCTCAACTAACTTCTCCTCGCTATAGATCGGTATTCCATCAGGATACATGCCTCCTGCCAGTTTGGCAGGGTAAACCCTGTTTTCTATGTAAGGAATCTGTGTAGCTGTAAATGCGACGACTTTATAATTTTGATTATTCCGGAAAAATACATTGAAGTTGTGAAAGTCTCTTCCCGCCGCGCCCATTATGATGGCTTTACGCACCATACAGCCCAGATTAATAAGATGACGTTATTAATTTATCACTGATAAATGATTGTGCCTGACCTGCCGTTTAACGCCTCTCTTATCTTGCTGAGATGAGCAATTATTGCTTCGTTGCCAACATTCTCAACGAATCTTATGGCAGCCTTAACCTTTGGTTCCATATTCCCTGCTCCAAATTCACCTTTAATGAGCAATTTCTTCATTTCACCAACTTTGACTTTTCTCAAAAGCCTGCTATCTCTACTTTTATAATTTACATAGACACCGTCAACATCTGTCAAACTAACGAACTTTCCTGCTTTGATAGTAGTGGCAAGCCGTTCACTGGCCAGATCCTTATCTATTACAGCATCAATAAATCGCATCCCTTTCCTTTCAATTGTCACAGGAATTCCCCCACCGCCAGCAGCTATCACAACCGAACCTCTTTTAACAAGTTCCTTCACAGCATTAGCTTCTAGCACGAGGAGAGGATCGGGCGATGGTACTACTCTCCTGTATTTATTAGGCGCGATTTCCTTGGCAGTGATAGATGGGTTTAGCTTCATTATCGCGTTCAACTCTTGCTTTGTATAGGTTGGGCCTACGGGCTTTGTTGGATCTTTTAGTGCAGGATCTTTTGCGAAAACAGTTACCTCCGAAATCATACTTACAACGTCAATTCTCATGCCAATCTTTTTCAGATGATTCAATAGCGATGTTTGAATCATGAAGCCCAATAGACCCTGTGTCTCTGCAACACAAGCGTAGAGAGGCAATGGTGGAACAATTTCCTTGGCTAACTCATGCCTAAGCAGCGTATCGCCAACTTGCGGCCCATTGCCATGGGTAATCACAATTCTATAGCCTTCTGCAACTAGGCGAGCGATCTCTTTGGTTGCATTTGACACAGTTTCGTACTGTGAATCGAACGTTCTGTGCTCGCTCATTATAGCATTTCCACCTAATGCCAACAGCAAAATTTCTCCTTTGACCACATATTTGTTTACGATCAAAGTGTATTAGAGCAGGTAGAGCACACAATCTTGACATTTTTAATAACAGCAATATCACTTAACCTAAAGCGTACAGATGTTGATATGAGTTAGCAATAGTATTGTATGATTACTACAATTCTCAAGTATGATAATCATGGATGGAAATCGGGTAGACATCTTAATAATGACATTAACGCAATTGAATACGATAGGAAACGGCATACCGTTGGTCTAGAATAACTGGAATCTCTATAACCGGCGTAGGCGTGGCACTTGTAGTATTCGCACTCTGGGCTCTATTTGTAACAACAGCACCTGCAGAACAATTCCAAGAGGATCCCAAATTTGCAAAGCAGTATAAAGAATACTATCAGGGTCTAACTGCATTTGGAAGTGCACTGATCGTTGGAGGAGGAGTTTTGTACTACCTTCACCGCAGAAGCCTAAGGCAAAGAGAACGTGAGAGTCAGAAGTAAAGATAACGCCTAAACTCAAGTTCAAGCCATAAAATTTTTGTTTGCACACAAATAATTGCTTACGCTAACGTTTCATTGCATCTAACTGCCTTCCTGTGGCCAATATGTGTACTTGAATTTTGCGACTTTGATCACGATCGGATGTCTTTTGGGATCCTTTCCTTCGAGCCACTTGGAATACTTTCCCCTGTAGTCAGGATATTTCTTTTTCAACAGATTAATAGCATATCTATACTCGTCAGAGTTATCCTGTACAAACTCTGCTATTCCTTGAATCATCACCCCTTGTACTTGATCCCAATCTACGGGGTTATAGCTGTCTATGAGTAATGCAACTTTGTCATTCTTCTTGATGTATTCTACCTTCTTTGTTGTTCTACCGGTCTTCCTATACAGATCAGTTGCGATATAGAACGCATTTCCATCAAAAACAAACCAGACAGGGGTAACGTGGGGAAAGTTATCATCTTGGATAACTGCAAGCCTGAGCACGGGATTCAGGTTCGCGAAAGTAATTAGCCAATCTAGAATTGAAGCCTTTCCATATCTATGTGTTTGAAGACTGGATTTATTTAACATGATCATTGCAATCATGCCGTTACGTCAAATGTTAATGGGGGTTTCTAAACATACGCATCCATGTAGATTCAATCCTTCCAGATGCTTGTCACCAGAGGCTCGTAGCGAGCTTTTGAAACTGAGAACACCTCATCAGGTTTGATCACAGATATTCCCGCATTATTGCCAATAATATCTACACGCACGATCTTGTCTGGGTATTTCAGATCGACCTTTTCATCTATGTATTCTGCTAGATGTTTTATGATTTCTATTTTATGGTATTGCGTATAACGTCTCTTTTCAACAACCATCATCCACTTCTCACCTCTAGCTATTCTGTCCCTTAACATAAGTACACCCCTTACCATCGATTCCAGATCAGAAGTTGTCCAGTAATCTACAGGCACCCATTTTAAAGTATGAACAAATGTGCTGGGATCTCGGTTGTACATACTGTATAGATTTTTGATAACCTGCCTGGGATCGAGAATTGTATTAACACCGGCAATGCCCTGGGCAATAGTTCTCTTTATTATTGTATTTTCGTCTCCCATTTTTGATAAAATTGTTCTTATTTCTTTCCTTGCCTGATAGAACTTCCTCCAGCCAAATGATACTAACAAGTTATACCCATACATGCTACTATGATCATCTTGTGAACTTTTAAAGCTAGAATATGATTATCAAAGTTAAGAATCATAATCCGTATGAGTTTTTTATTTAAGATTTGGCTATTTCAGACCAAAGGTCACCACTATACTCACTTTATGTTCATACGCTTGACGCGGGGGCATAAAAGATCCTCTACAAGGTCTATTTATTTCCGAGTAATTAGCGGGGCTCAATCGTCTATGGGCAAACAATTTTCTTGCAAATCCGCTGCTTTCCTTAAGTTTACTATCACGTCAACATCTTGTCCCATAATTAAGAACACAGAACAGAAGTAGAACAATTAGGACTAGTTTCTCTAATTATCAAGACTGGAAATCAGAGATGAAAACCGACTACTAAATATATTAGGAAATGTGCCATGATACGCAGCAATGAGACTAGGAAAGAAAGTGGTCTTGATCTTTGCCTCGCTGTTACTAATTCCATTAGTACTAAGCAACGCATCTGCAGACACTGCTAACGTATCTATTGTGGTAGGTGCAGCACTAACCACTAACGCCAAGTTCTACGATCCTCATATC contains:
- a CDS encoding PAC2 family protein; amino-acid sequence: MSAVGVDVVQTGSIESRSPYVFVGLPDAGLVGTIAVSYLVDSFDMNELGYIDSARFPPMVIVRESEVKYAVRIYGRDKYLVVISEIPLSPAIATQFSKSLLEWLKNIGAKLVVNITGLPVQNRMQIEKPEVLGLASTKDVKDLLRSQNIALFNDGVLFGPYAAIIKECISQKVPVMTLFAQSHLNFPDPTASIEALSVVNKVLNVDIDLKPLKDEAEIIRIKTRELMRQTEGALKEAKIEGQPTIYR
- the hsp20 gene encoding archaeal heat shock protein Hsp20: MSWDEWFRRRMRGFPWYFEVEEMMKEMEKMFEESMKEFEGKVPKELVREKKLPDGTIRKEWGPFVYGYSVTIGPEGKPVVREFGNVKPSLRPSPKLALKSEREPLVDVMSTDEEIKIVAEMPGVSKEDIKVTATENAVTIHTATPERKYHKEIELPDAVDPSTAKSTYKNGILEITFKRKKRKEAGVPIRVE
- a CDS encoding GTP-binding protein, producing the protein MVRKAIIMGAAGRDFHNFNVFFRNNQNYKVVAFTATQIPYIENRVYPAKLAGGMYPDGIPIYSEEKLVELIHSHSIDDVFFSYSDVSHENVMHAASKAIAAGASFTLLGTRDTQLKSNRPVVSVLATRTGAGKSTIARMVVNAAIRNVLKPIVVRHPMPYGDLGVAVQHFKTLDDFKRYKITVEEEEEYTDHIESGVELFAGVDYQQILEHAEKICDLIIWDGGNNDFSFYISDYSIVVVDPLRAGHESRYHPGEANVRLADALVINKVNIAGSKTVEEVIEACRNLNPKANVFKVNSIVKVDNPDIIRGKSVLVVEDGPSITHGELKEGVGAFAARSLNCKLVDPRTEVIGSIKKAYDKFPWIGSVLPALGYSPEQLRELEESINSIECDAVVLGTPADLRKRIKINKPTVKVKFEGQDAGEPRFTLYLDKIFSKIARK
- a CDS encoding carbamate kinase, with amino-acid sequence MLLALGGNAIMSEHRTFDSQYETVSNATKEIARLVAEGYRIVITHGNGPQVGDTLLRHELAKEIVPPLPLYACVAETQGLLGFMIQTSLLNHLKKIGMRIDVVSMISEVTVFAKDPALKDPTKPVGPTYTKQELNAIMKLNPSITAKEIAPNKYRRVVPSPDPLLVLEANAVKELVKRGSVVIAAGGGGIPVTIERKGMRFIDAVIDKDLASERLATTIKAGKFVSLTDVDGVYVNYKSRDSRLLRKVKVGEMKKLLIKGEFGAGNMEPKVKAAIRFVENVGNEAIIAHLSKIREALNGRSGTIIYQ
- a CDS encoding pyridoxamine 5'-phosphate oxidase family protein; translation: MLRLAVIQDDNFPHVTPVWFVFDGNAFYIATDLYRKTGRTTKKVEYIKKNDKVALLIDSYNPVDWDQVQGVMIQGIAEFVQDNSDEYRYAINLLKKKYPDYRGKYSKWLEGKDPKRHPIVIKVAKFKYTYWPQEGS
- a CDS encoding THUMP domain-containing protein — its product is MYGYNLLVSFGWRKFYQARKEIRTILSKMGDENTIIKRTIAQGIAGVNTILDPRQVIKNLYSMYNRDPSTFVHTLKWVPVDYWTTSDLESMVRGVLMLRDRIARGEKWMMVVEKRRYTQYHKIEIIKHLAEYIDEKVDLKYPDKIVRVDIIGNNAGISVIKPDEVFSVSKARYEPLVTSIWKD